In one window of Paraflavitalea soli DNA:
- a CDS encoding DUF2157 domain-containing protein translates to MLPLDREDIHIISRNSTWQPPGVEQALKDNVYNDKSNWQKFLHWLFISLGIGFTTAGILFFFAYNWASLHKFVKIGLIEGLLVIMATLIVFTRLHLTVKNILLTGIAVLIGVLFAVFGQVYQTGANAYDLFLTWTLAITLFVLIANFAPLWVLYILLINTTLILYEQQVAKDWPEILIFMILFLLDSLCLLVALVLARYKPSLQSPAWFNILLALAAVTMATMGMIAGIFGHRQPAFIVLILAVGGLYTAGFLYGLQRKSLFYLALTTFSVIIILSAFFIKLSDGAGMFLFTSLFVIASVTILIKKLIDTQRKWSQEIPV, encoded by the coding sequence ATGCTACCACTCGACAGGGAAGACATCCACATCATCAGCCGGAACAGCACCTGGCAGCCCCCCGGCGTTGAACAGGCCCTGAAGGACAACGTCTACAATGACAAAAGCAACTGGCAAAAATTCCTCCACTGGCTGTTCATAAGCCTCGGCATCGGCTTCACCACCGCCGGCATCCTTTTCTTTTTTGCCTACAACTGGGCCTCCCTCCACAAGTTTGTAAAAATAGGATTGATAGAGGGCCTCCTTGTGATCATGGCCACCCTCATCGTTTTTACCAGGCTGCACCTCACCGTCAAAAACATATTGCTCACCGGTATAGCCGTACTGATCGGCGTATTGTTCGCCGTCTTTGGACAGGTATACCAAACCGGCGCCAACGCATATGACCTCTTCCTCACCTGGACCCTCGCCATTACCTTATTCGTGCTCATCGCCAATTTTGCCCCCTTATGGGTACTGTACATCCTGCTGATCAATACCACCCTCATATTATACGAACAGCAGGTGGCCAAAGACTGGCCCGAAATATTGATATTCATGATACTGTTTCTCCTGGATAGCCTGTGCTTATTGGTTGCCCTGGTACTGGCCAGATACAAGCCATCCCTGCAGTCCCCTGCCTGGTTCAATATCTTATTGGCCCTCGCCGCCGTTACCATGGCGACCATGGGCATGATCGCCGGCATTTTTGGCCACCGCCAACCTGCCTTTATTGTCCTTATCCTGGCAGTGGGCGGACTCTATACAGCCGGTTTCTTATACGGATTACAGCGGAAAAGCCTGTTTTACCTGGCCCTCACAACCTTCAGCGTCATCATCATCCTGTCAGCCTTTTTCATTAAGCTCTCCGACGGTGCAGGTATGTTCTTATTCACCTCCCTGTTTGTAATAGCCAGCGTTACCATCCTGATAAAAAAACTGATCGACACCCAACGCAAATGGTCACAGGAAATACCTGTTTAA
- a CDS encoding ATP-binding protein: MAVLHTIPKHTEPSSAIGSAIAGLRTIIAQRLQTHYDGTAFNLHSWLQQAFGDNLVQPDIARHLPQPPTPEEWIILILALTPHIRTDFFESLIAEHLPNGGDFAEFGGIKGQHHRGVLPTGETAQFIIAGTDLEKRVGVQHLFDNTHYFYQQDILWLETVREGEPLMSGRIILSPEWVHFLLTGQAARPKFSADFPARLTTTKMEKDDLVLHPFTEEQIEDIRRWLTYHPELESDANLSRKINAGYRVLFYGPSGTGKTLTATLLGKEFGKDVYRIDLSQIVSKYIGETEKNLGKIFDRAEHKDWILFFDEADALFGKRTNVQSSHDKFANQEVSFLLQRIEDFSGLMILASNLKSNIDDAFLRRFHSIVYFPMPNAQERLKLWKHSMPASIRSGPNVSLPAIAETYEISGASIINVIQYASLKALSRENKLLMQEDLVDGITRELRKEERGI; the protein is encoded by the coding sequence ATGGCTGTGTTGCATACCATACCGAAACATACAGAACCATCCAGCGCTATTGGATCGGCGATTGCCGGCCTGCGCACCATCATTGCCCAAAGACTGCAAACTCATTATGATGGTACCGCCTTCAACCTCCATAGCTGGCTGCAGCAGGCCTTTGGCGATAACCTCGTACAGCCCGATATTGCCCGGCACCTGCCCCAGCCACCTACACCTGAAGAGTGGATCATTCTTATTCTCGCTTTAACCCCTCATATACGCACCGACTTCTTTGAATCCCTTATAGCCGAACACCTGCCCAATGGCGGCGACTTTGCAGAGTTTGGCGGTATCAAAGGCCAACACCACCGCGGTGTTTTACCTACCGGCGAAACCGCCCAGTTTATCATTGCCGGTACCGACCTCGAAAAAAGGGTAGGGGTGCAGCACCTCTTTGATAATACCCATTACTTTTATCAGCAGGATATTCTCTGGTTGGAAACCGTGCGCGAAGGAGAGCCCCTCATGAGTGGCCGTATCATCCTCTCGCCCGAATGGGTCCATTTCCTGTTGACCGGTCAGGCTGCCAGGCCAAAGTTCAGCGCCGATTTCCCGGCCCGCCTTACTACCACCAAAATGGAAAAGGACGACCTGGTATTACACCCCTTTACAGAAGAGCAGATCGAAGATATCCGGCGTTGGCTCACTTATCACCCTGAGCTGGAATCTGATGCCAACCTTTCCCGCAAGATCAATGCCGGCTACCGCGTATTGTTCTATGGTCCTTCCGGTACCGGTAAAACCCTTACCGCTACTTTACTGGGGAAGGAGTTTGGGAAGGATGTATACCGCATCGATCTGTCACAGATCGTGTCCAAGTACATTGGTGAAACAGAAAAGAACCTGGGTAAAATATTCGACCGCGCCGAGCACAAAGACTGGATATTGTTCTTTGATGAGGCCGATGCCTTATTTGGTAAGCGGACCAATGTACAAAGCTCCCACGATAAATTTGCCAACCAGGAAGTCTCCTTCCTCTTGCAACGCATAGAAGATTTCTCCGGCCTCATGATCCTCGCTTCCAATCTCAAAAGCAATATTGATGACGCTTTCCTGCGCCGCTTTCATTCCATTGTTTATTTCCCCATGCCCAATGCCCAGGAGCGCTTAAAGTTGTGGAAACATTCCATGCCTGCTTCCATCAGGTCAGGCCCCAATGTATCACTGCCCGCCATTGCAGAGACCTATGAGATCAGCGGTGCTTCCATCATCAATGTGATCCAATACGCTTCCCTCAAAGCCCTCAGCAGGGAAAATAAACTGCTCATGCAGGAAGACCTGGTGGATGGGATCACGAGGGAGTTAAGAAAAGAAGAAAGGGGGATTTGA
- a CDS encoding GDYXXLXY domain-containing protein, whose protein sequence is MKKYKIIILVLNLLLVLVFFHYSISKKETILHKGTLVLLELAPVDPRSLIQGDYMDLRYAIARETNADSIPKRGYCVVSLDSGLIARKIRLQQHRTPRAPNEYLIGYTADRWNINIGAESFFFQEGQAEKFGKAKYGAIKIDGQGNSLLVGLYDAHRQLIK, encoded by the coding sequence ATGAAAAAATATAAGATCATTATCCTCGTACTCAACCTCCTGCTGGTATTGGTATTTTTCCATTACTCCATCAGTAAGAAAGAGACCATCCTCCATAAAGGCACCTTGGTGTTATTGGAACTGGCCCCCGTAGATCCCCGTTCCCTGATCCAGGGCGATTACATGGACTTGCGGTACGCCATAGCACGCGAGACCAATGCCGATTCAATTCCCAAACGAGGTTATTGCGTGGTAAGCCTCGACTCCGGCCTCATTGCCCGGAAGATCAGGTTACAACAGCACAGAACACCCCGTGCACCCAATGAATACCTCATCGGATACACAGCCGACAGGTGGAATATCAATATAGGCGCTGAATCTTTTTTCTTTCAGGAAGGGCAGGCCGAAAAATTCGGCAAAGCTAAATATGGTGCGATTAAGATCGACGGTCAGGGCAACAGCCTCCTCGTCGGCCTCTACGACGCACACCGCCAATTGATAAAATAG
- a CDS encoding elongation factor G, with protein MPEFDTSHVKNIVLLGHAGAGKTTLAECMLFEAGLITRRGSVQERNTVSDYHELEQERGNSIFSTLLHSKWRGYKINIIDTPGYDDFAGEVVSALRVADTGVMLLNAVMGVEVGTDIIWEYTEQFKTPMIFAVNKLDDDNADFDTTVREAKNHFGNKVVVVQYPQQQGVGFHAIIDVLRMTMYKFHDAGGKPEKLPIPEEEKARADELHRELVEAIAGNDEALMEKYFDKGELDEDEMKEGMKKAMINHDLFPLFCLSAERNMGSGRLMGFIDNVCPSANEMRAAAKLVSGQQNLTCDASGPACLFIYKTMSEPHVGELSFFKVYSGTIKSGMELVNETTGASEKLNQLFVVEGNKRINVPELVAGDIGATLKLKNTHVNNTLHEKGKNLELEPIIFPAANMSMAIESVKKGEEEKLSVALHQLPEEDPTVRVEFSQELKQTIIHCLGELHLSVIRWRIEHLHGVEVKFTRPRIPYRETIRRMAESSYRHKKQSGGNGQFGEVFMRIEPWYEGMPDPKGLNVRAREEHPLDWGGKLVYYNCIVGGAIDTRFLPSILKGVMEKMHEGPQTGSFVRDVRVSVYDGKMHPVDSNDISFKIAGLMAFKQAFAQADPQILEPIYHVEVLCPDDLTGSVIGDLQTRRAIVEGMDTEGHFTRILAKVPLAEMHDYSSSLRSITQGRAKFNMKFEDYAAVPSEVQKKLQDDYHRLAKEEA; from the coding sequence ATGCCGGAATTCGATACTTCACACGTAAAAAATATAGTCTTGCTGGGCCATGCCGGCGCCGGCAAGACAACATTGGCGGAATGCATGCTCTTCGAAGCAGGCCTTATCACCCGCCGCGGCTCCGTACAGGAGCGCAATACCGTTTCAGATTACCATGAACTGGAACAGGAAAGAGGCAACTCCATCTTCTCCACCTTACTCCACTCCAAGTGGCGCGGTTATAAGATCAACATTATTGATACCCCCGGATACGATGATTTTGCCGGCGAAGTAGTGTCCGCCCTTCGCGTGGCCGATACCGGCGTCATGCTCCTCAATGCAGTGATGGGCGTAGAAGTAGGCACCGACATCATATGGGAGTACACCGAGCAATTCAAAACACCCATGATCTTTGCCGTTAATAAACTCGATGATGACAATGCCGACTTCGATACCACCGTGCGGGAAGCCAAAAACCATTTTGGCAATAAAGTAGTGGTAGTGCAATACCCACAGCAGCAGGGCGTGGGTTTTCATGCCATCATCGATGTGCTCCGCATGACCATGTACAAATTTCATGATGCCGGAGGCAAACCCGAAAAACTGCCCATCCCCGAAGAAGAAAAAGCCAGGGCCGATGAACTCCACCGCGAACTGGTAGAAGCCATCGCCGGGAATGACGAAGCCCTCATGGAAAAATATTTCGACAAAGGTGAGCTCGACGAAGACGAAATGAAAGAGGGCATGAAGAAAGCCATGATCAACCACGATCTCTTCCCCTTGTTTTGCCTCTCTGCCGAACGCAATATGGGCAGTGGACGACTCATGGGATTCATCGACAATGTATGCCCCAGCGCCAATGAAATGCGCGCAGCAGCAAAACTGGTAAGCGGCCAGCAAAACCTTACCTGTGATGCCTCAGGCCCTGCCTGCCTCTTCATCTATAAAACTATGTCAGAACCCCATGTAGGCGAGCTCTCTTTCTTCAAAGTGTATTCGGGCACCATTAAAAGTGGTATGGAGCTCGTCAATGAGACCACCGGTGCATCAGAAAAGCTCAACCAGTTGTTTGTGGTCGAAGGCAACAAACGCATCAATGTACCCGAACTGGTAGCTGGTGATATAGGCGCTACCCTGAAACTAAAGAATACCCATGTCAACAATACCTTGCATGAAAAAGGAAAGAACCTCGAGCTGGAACCCATCATATTCCCGGCAGCCAATATGAGCATGGCCATCGAATCCGTGAAGAAAGGCGAGGAGGAGAAGCTGTCCGTGGCCCTTCACCAGTTGCCCGAAGAAGACCCTACCGTACGCGTGGAGTTTTCCCAGGAGCTGAAACAAACCATCATCCATTGCCTGGGCGAATTACACCTCAGCGTTATTCGCTGGCGCATAGAACACCTGCATGGGGTGGAAGTGAAATTCACCCGGCCACGCATACCTTACCGCGAGACCATCCGCCGCATGGCCGAATCCAGTTACCGCCACAAGAAACAGTCGGGCGGCAATGGCCAGTTTGGAGAAGTGTTCATGCGCATAGAACCCTGGTACGAAGGCATGCCCGATCCAAAGGGATTGAACGTACGCGCACGAGAAGAACATCCACTGGACTGGGGCGGCAAACTCGTGTATTACAATTGTATTGTGGGTGGCGCCATCGATACTCGCTTCCTGCCTTCCATCCTGAAAGGCGTGATGGAAAAAATGCACGAAGGCCCCCAAACTGGCTCTTTTGTACGCGATGTGCGCGTATCCGTGTATGATGGCAAAATGCACCCTGTCGATTCCAATGATATCTCTTTTAAGATTGCCGGCCTGATGGCCTTTAAGCAGGCTTTTGCCCAGGCCGATCCACAGATACTGGAACCTATCTATCATGTGGAAGTCCTTTGCCCCGATGACCTCACCGGTTCCGTGATCGGTGATCTCCAGACCCGCAGGGCCATCGTGGAGGGGATGGATACAGAAGGCCATTTTACCAGGATCCTGGCCAAAGTACCCCTCGCCGAAATGCACGATTACTCTTCTTCCCTGCGGTCCATCACACAGGGACGGGCCAAGTTCAATATGAAGTTTGAAGATTATGCCGCCGTACCTAGTGAGGTACAGAAAAAACTACAGGATGACTACCATAGACTTGCCAAAGAAGAAGCCTGA
- a CDS encoding DUF4401 domain-containing protein, which translates to MKQAQNIQKILAQLQTREGAAFQADEEAIALEYQKINANRSGIAIKVLTVFGGILASLTFIAFLVIAGLMDSDAGMLTLGLAFIIASVWLGKAYDKLIIDTTAVSLFVIGLVVLTFGLEELKVHDSIVCIILLLIAMITLAIIQNYMPAFIAVLVVNGSIIALVLDNNANLIHIYLAIAVIILTLLMLDEAGLITSGKKVSLLYNPVRLGLIVSILATYIMIAWKGWFPHSIHFNLVSAVAAIAAILYTLPRIMVRLDVQSATARAGVYLITALLLVPTVYAPAIPGALLLTLLSFWVNYKTGYALSIIALVYFIGQYYYDLQFTLLTKSLLMMASGILFLLLCLLTHKKLNPHEKI; encoded by the coding sequence ATGAAACAAGCACAAAACATACAGAAAATACTGGCACAGTTGCAGACCCGGGAAGGAGCCGCATTCCAGGCCGATGAAGAAGCCATCGCCCTGGAATACCAGAAGATCAATGCCAACAGGTCCGGTATAGCCATTAAGGTACTCACCGTTTTTGGCGGTATCCTGGCATCCCTCACTTTTATTGCGTTTCTTGTTATTGCCGGCCTGATGGATTCAGATGCGGGTATGCTTACCCTGGGCCTGGCTTTCATCATCGCATCTGTCTGGCTGGGTAAAGCCTATGATAAGCTCATCATCGACACCACCGCAGTTTCCTTATTCGTGATTGGCCTTGTTGTATTGACCTTTGGCCTGGAAGAGTTGAAAGTGCACGACAGCATCGTATGCATCATCCTGCTGCTGATAGCCATGATCACCCTCGCCATCATTCAAAATTACATGCCGGCATTCATCGCAGTACTCGTAGTGAATGGTTCCATCATTGCCCTCGTACTGGACAACAACGCCAACCTGATCCATATTTACCTCGCCATAGCCGTCATCATCCTTACACTGCTCATGCTCGATGAAGCTGGTCTGATCACCTCCGGGAAAAAGGTGTCCCTATTGTACAATCCCGTTCGCCTGGGATTGATAGTGTCTATCCTGGCCACCTATATAATGATCGCCTGGAAGGGCTGGTTTCCCCATTCCATTCATTTCAACCTGGTATCAGCTGTCGCCGCCATAGCAGCCATCTTGTATACACTCCCACGCATCATGGTTCGGCTCGACGTTCAGTCGGCAACCGCCAGGGCAGGGGTGTACCTGATCACTGCATTACTGCTGGTCCCCACCGTATACGCTCCGGCCATACCCGGCGCCTTATTGCTCACCCTGCTATCCTTTTGGGTCAATTACAAAACAGGTTACGCCCTCAGCATCATAGCCCTCGTATATTTTATAGGCCAATATTATTACGACCTGCAGTTTACCCTGCTCACCAAATCACTCCTGATGATGGCATCCGGTATACTGTTTCTCCTGCTCTGTTTGCTCACCCATAAAAAGCTCAATCCCCATGAAAAAATATAA
- the dnaG gene encoding DNA primase — protein MITQQTIQQIQSRIDVVEVVGSFVKLKKRGVNYIGLCPFHNEKSPSFSVSPTKEIYKCFGCGKSGNSISFLMEHEKYSYVEALRWLANKYNVEIEETEVSPELKAQYQVADSLYIINQFAQQYFAEKLFNSEEGEDIAMSYLKERGFREEVIRKFQIGYCLQDRDAFAKAAIAAQYNPEYLQKSGLIVVRDERPYDNYRGRIIFPIHNQSGKVLGFGARVIGKVDRAPKYINTPENEIYHKSKILYGSYFARQSIDKNDECLLVEGYTDVVSLHQAGIENVVASGGTSLTPDQLRLVKKYTKNLTIIYDGDAAGVKAALRGLDLAIEEGLNVKLVLIPDKEDPDSYVNKIGASAFQDFIKANKKDFILFQVEILLKDAGDDTNKKAALVNQIAETIAKLNKTEDFTKQQDYIRRCADLLRIEEVGLNNLVNKFIRDKVQKQEGGKQSFQQPDDGQYYDDAPPPFIPEEDAGSLFNKDEMNERGMVRCLLEFGLKPWDENRRVADYIFEESVEQNMIDNKELVRVMETYKVWYDEGIEPSTKNFLYHEDQTLSAMVVTVTEFAYELSTKWSEHFDGKMPTIEDTYRADVTSAITYLKIRKIRRLMEENQRDMQNPHTSEELMVLLQTHMHLKQLEQDMIKQNGTVILK, from the coding sequence TTGATAACTCAGCAAACGATACAGCAGATCCAGAGCCGGATCGACGTGGTGGAAGTGGTGGGCAGCTTCGTGAAGCTGAAGAAGCGGGGCGTGAATTATATTGGCCTTTGCCCGTTTCACAACGAGAAATCTCCCTCCTTTTCGGTCTCTCCTACGAAGGAGATCTATAAGTGCTTTGGTTGCGGCAAAAGCGGTAATTCGATCAGTTTCCTGATGGAGCATGAAAAGTACTCCTATGTGGAGGCGCTGCGCTGGCTGGCCAATAAATACAATGTAGAGATCGAGGAAACGGAGGTGAGCCCGGAGCTGAAAGCACAATATCAGGTTGCGGACAGTTTATACATCATCAATCAATTTGCCCAGCAATACTTTGCAGAGAAGTTGTTTAATTCGGAAGAAGGAGAAGATATTGCGATGAGTTACCTGAAGGAAAGAGGTTTCCGGGAAGAGGTGATCCGCAAATTCCAGATCGGCTACTGCCTGCAAGACCGGGATGCCTTTGCCAAAGCTGCGATTGCCGCGCAATACAACCCGGAGTACTTACAAAAAAGCGGGCTGATCGTGGTGCGGGATGAGCGGCCGTACGATAATTACCGGGGACGTATCATTTTCCCGATCCATAACCAAAGCGGAAAGGTGTTGGGTTTTGGCGCACGGGTAATTGGAAAGGTAGACCGGGCTCCCAAATACATCAATACGCCGGAGAATGAAATCTACCACAAGAGTAAGATACTATATGGCTCTTATTTTGCGCGGCAGTCTATTGACAAAAATGACGAGTGTTTGCTGGTGGAAGGTTATACGGATGTAGTATCCTTACACCAGGCGGGCATTGAAAATGTAGTGGCTTCGGGCGGTACTTCTTTGACGCCGGATCAGCTGCGCCTGGTGAAGAAATACACAAAAAACCTGACGATCATTTATGATGGGGATGCGGCGGGTGTGAAAGCGGCTTTGCGGGGCCTTGACCTCGCCATAGAAGAAGGGCTGAATGTAAAGCTGGTGCTGATACCAGATAAGGAAGATCCGGACAGCTACGTCAATAAAATAGGCGCCTCCGCCTTCCAGGATTTCATCAAGGCGAATAAGAAAGACTTTATACTCTTCCAGGTAGAGATATTGCTGAAGGATGCAGGTGATGATACGAATAAGAAAGCAGCGCTGGTAAACCAGATCGCAGAAACGATCGCCAAGCTGAACAAAACGGAAGATTTTACCAAGCAACAGGATTATATACGCCGCTGCGCTGACCTGCTGCGGATCGAAGAAGTGGGCCTGAATAACCTGGTGAACAAGTTCATCCGGGATAAGGTACAGAAGCAGGAAGGCGGAAAACAATCATTCCAGCAGCCGGATGACGGGCAGTATTATGATGACGCTCCCCCACCCTTTATTCCGGAGGAGGATGCGGGCTCGCTGTTCAACAAAGATGAGATGAATGAGCGGGGTATGGTGCGCTGTCTGCTGGAGTTTGGGCTGAAACCCTGGGACGAGAACCGCCGGGTAGCGGATTATATCTTTGAAGAGTCTGTTGAGCAGAATATGATCGATAACAAGGAGCTGGTGCGGGTGATGGAAACCTACAAAGTGTGGTATGATGAGGGGATCGAACCCAGCACCAAGAATTTCCTGTACCATGAAGACCAGACGCTGAGCGCCATGGTCGTGACGGTGACAGAATTTGCTTATGAGCTGAGCACGAAATGGAGTGAACATTTCGACGGCAAGATGCCCACGATAGAAGATACTTACCGGGCTGATGTTACTTCTGCCATTACCTATCTTAAAATACGAAAGATCCGCCGGTTGATGGAGGAGAACCAGCGGGACATGCAGAATCCGCATACATCAGAAGAGCTGATGGTGTTGCTGCAAACGCATATGCACCTGAAACAGCTGGAGCAGGATATGATCAAGCAGAATGGGACGGTGATATTGAAGTAA